One segment of Bdellovibrionota bacterium DNA contains the following:
- the moaC gene encoding cyclic pyranopterin monophosphate synthase MoaC, translated as MIDIAPKKVTERVAKAHGVVRLSEKTLRSIERGEVPKGDVLAVARVAGIMAAKETSRILPLCHPIPLESVDVEFTLRHRPTEIEVRTTARATWKTGVEMEALAAAAAAALTIYDMCKSLERGITLERLELAEKRGGRSGIWVRRS; from the coding sequence ATGATCGATATCGCGCCTAAGAAGGTGACCGAGAGAGTGGCGAAGGCCCACGGTGTCGTGAGGCTCTCCGAGAAAACTCTCCGATCCATTGAAAGGGGCGAGGTGCCGAAAGGGGACGTCCTCGCGGTGGCGCGCGTGGCCGGAATCATGGCGGCCAAAGAAACGTCCAGGATCCTTCCGCTCTGCCATCCGATCCCGTTGGAATCGGTCGATGTGGAATTCACGCTTCGCCATCGTCCGACGGAAATCGAAGTGAGGACGACAGCTCGCGCGACCTGGAAAACAGGGGTTGAAATGGAAGCCTTGGCCGCGGCGGCGGCGGCCGCGCTCACGATCTACGATATGTGCAAGTCGCTGGAGCGGGGGATTACCCTCGAGCGATTGGAACTTGCGGAGAAACGAGGGGGCCGCAGCGGAATCTGGGTGCGTCGATCGTGA
- a CDS encoding thioredoxin domain-containing protein, producing MIAPATTKKNIRWILALSAVGILDSIWLLVLHLSTGSLSNACAVSSFINCDLLHFSAYSEVLSVPVPAFSIIFYSWMLTVVLAAWKRAEADATRPAAYLRLMSWGGLFVTVYFASLSAFVLKAICPFCTLLYAVNIALWIVTWRWMKGIGQPWGHLVRYDLRRAHKSPWLWIPGAAFLFVIIALPRLFPKPSLLSEEQHSIASEDRRSLGLKESPITVVEFADFQCPFCKVVGEFLRQLESEMRGRVRLVYKFFPLDKSCNPSGGMHLYACHAAFAAFCASLQDRFWEYSELLFSKQEDLPDRQLYAFAKELGLDLSKFDRCMNDDLSRKEIRKDIQEGHQLKIRGTPALFINGKLYSGPPTLDAIRQAISNP from the coding sequence ATGATCGCGCCGGCTACGACAAAGAAGAATATCCGTTGGATTCTGGCACTGTCGGCCGTCGGAATCCTCGACTCGATCTGGCTGCTTGTTCTGCATCTTTCGACCGGGTCTCTTTCCAACGCCTGCGCCGTCAGTTCATTCATCAATTGCGACCTTTTGCACTTTAGTGCGTACTCGGAAGTTCTCTCCGTTCCGGTGCCCGCCTTCAGCATTATTTTCTATTCCTGGATGCTCACCGTGGTCTTGGCGGCTTGGAAGCGCGCAGAAGCCGATGCCACCCGTCCCGCGGCTTATTTGAGATTAATGTCGTGGGGCGGACTTTTCGTGACCGTATACTTTGCATCGCTCTCGGCTTTTGTGTTGAAGGCAATTTGCCCGTTTTGCACGCTGCTTTATGCGGTGAACATCGCTCTTTGGATCGTCACGTGGCGGTGGATGAAGGGGATCGGCCAGCCCTGGGGGCATCTCGTGCGCTACGATCTGCGCAGAGCGCACAAGAGTCCGTGGCTCTGGATTCCAGGGGCCGCCTTTCTTTTCGTGATCATCGCGTTGCCTCGTCTGTTTCCGAAACCCTCGTTGTTGTCCGAGGAACAGCATTCGATCGCGTCTGAAGATCGCCGCTCTCTGGGACTAAAAGAATCCCCCATCACCGTAGTGGAATTTGCTGATTTTCAATGCCCCTTTTGCAAAGTCGTGGGGGAGTTTTTGCGGCAGCTTGAGTCTGAAATGCGCGGGCGGGTACGCCTGGTCTATAAGTTTTTTCCCCTCGACAAGAGCTGCAACCCGTCGGGAGGCATGCATCTATATGCGTGTCACGCTGCGTTCGCGGCTTTTTGCGCCAGTCTTCAGGATCGGTTTTGGGAGTACAGCGAACTCCTGTTTTCGAAACAGGAGGATCTTCCCGATCGGCAGCTTTACGCCTTCGCAAAGGAGCTGGGGCTCGACCTTTCGAAGTTTGATCGCTGCATGAACGACGACCTCTCTCGAAAGGAGATCAGGAAGGATATTCAAGAGGGGCATCAGCTCAAGATTCGCGGAACGCCGGCGCTCTTCATCAACGGCAAACTTTATTCAGGTCCTCCCACCCTAGACGCGATCCGGCAGGCGATTTCAAACCCTTAG